AACGGCGCGTCGGCCGGGTCGGAGCCGGCCGCCTACGTCGCGATCCTGGGCGAGCGCTGCAGCATGCACCTGGGCATCTCCACCTCCATGGAGGGGTGCCGCGCCCTCGTGCGCGCGCTGCTGGGCATGCGGCAGAAAGACCCGATCACCGACGCGGAAGTCGTGGACGGCATGAGCGAGATCCTGAACATCGCGGCCGGCAAGGTGAAGTCGCGGATGGTGGTCCGCGACGGCTCCCTGAAGCTGGGACTTCCGATCTTCGTGCAGGGCCAGGTGGGGCTGGGCGAGAGCACCGAGAAAGCGACCGCCGAAGTCCCGATCGGCCCCGTGCCCTGCAGGCTTCTGGTGTACCGGAGGGTGCGATGACCCGCGGCCGCAGCCGCGGAACCTCGGTGGCGCTCGCCCTAGCGATCGCGTGGAGCCTTCTTCCCGCCCTTGCGAACAACGCCGAAGCCACCCCCACCCGCGGCGTGACCATCCTCTCCGGCGGCGTGCCCGGCGAATCCTTCGGCTGCTCCGTCGCCTCCGCCGGCGACGTGAACGGCGACGGCTACGCCGACGTCATCGTCGGCGCCTACCAGAGCGGCCGCGTGGGCCAGGCCGTGGGTCGCGCCTACATCTACTTCGGCGGGCTGCGCCCGCAGAACCGCCCCGACGTGGTGCTGACCGGCGAGGCGGCCGGCGACGCCTTCGGGGTCTGCGTGGCTTCCGCCGGCGACGTCAACAAGGACGGGTACGCCGACGTGATCGTCGGCGCCTATCAGAACGACGCGCGCGGCGCGAACGCCGGCCGCGCCTACGTGTATTTCGGGGGGCCCAAGCCGCACGAGCGCCCCGACATCGTCCTGAGCGGTGAGGCGGCCGGCGACGCGTTCGGCTACGCCGTCGCGTCGGCGGGCGACGTGAACCGCGACGGCTACGCCGACGTCGTCGTGGGCGCCTACGAGAACAGCGCGCGCGGCGCCGGCGCGGGACGCGCCTATGTCTTCTTCGGCGGCGCGCACCCCGACGGCGTTCCCGACGCGGTGCTCTCCGGCGAGGCCGCGGGGGACCGGTTCGGGATCTCGGTCGCGGGCGCGGGCGACGTGAACGGGGACGGTTTCGCCGACGTGGTGGTCGGCGCCTATCAGAACGATGCCGGAGGCAACGACGCCGGGCGCGCCTACGTCTTCTTCGGCGGCGCGCATCCGCACGAGCGTCCGGACCTCACGCTCACGGGCGCTTCGGCGGGCGATTCGTTCGGGTTTTCGGTGGCAGGCGCGGGGGACGCGAACAAGGACGGGTTCGCGGATGTGGCGGTGGGCGCCTACCACAACGGCGCGGGCGGCAAGGATGCCGGACGCGTCTACCTCTATTACGGCGCCAAGGCGCCTTCCGAGACGGCAGGACTCGTCCTGACCGGAGAAGCGGCGGGCGACGCGTTCGGCTACGCCGTCGCCGCCGCGGGCGATGCCAACGGAGACGGCTTCGCCGACCTGGCGGTCGGCGCCTATGGCAACGACGCCGGCGGCTCGGCCGCGGGCCGCGCCTACGTCTTCTTCGGCGGACCCGGCGCCGATGCCGTTCCCGACTTCACGCAGACGGGCGAGGCGACGCTGGACAACCTGGGCTTCGCGGTCGGAGGGGCGGGCGACGTGGATGGGGACGGCTACGCGGACCTGGTCGTGGGCGCTCCCTACTCGGACGGCGACGCGGGCCGCGGCTATCTCACCCGGAACGTGGGCGGCAAGTCGAGACCGATCGCGGCGCGCTGACGCTCCCGCTCAGCGCTGCGGAGCGACGTACGGCGAGCTGTTCTGGATCAGCCGGATGTTCCCCGACTCCAATCCCTTCACGAAGACCTCGACGATCTCCGCCGCGAACTGGGTGCCGGCCTTCTCGGTCATCTGGCCGATCGCCTGCTCCATCGTGAGGCCCGCGCGGTAGGGACGGTCGGTGGTCATGGCGTCGAACGCGTCGGCCACGTTCACGATCTTCGCCGCCGTGGAAATCTCGTCCCCCTTCAAACCGTCCGGATAGCCGCGCCCGTCCACCCGCTCGTGGTGATGGCGGATCATGTCGGTCACGCGCTCGAGGAACCGGACCCCCTTCACCATCTCGGCTCCGCGCAGGGGGTGCATCTTGACGATGCGCCATTCCTCTTCGGTCAGGGCGCCCGGCTTGTGGAGCACGTGGTCCTCGGTGTGGACCTTCCCGATGTCGTGCAGGAACGCGCCGAACTGGATGCGCTGCACCTCTTCCGGCACGAACCCCATCTCCTTGGCGATGCCCACGGCGTAGGCCGCCACGCGCTCCGTGTGCCCGTGCGTGTAGGGGTCCTTTTCTTCGATCCGGGAGACGAGGAGCCGCACCGTG
The Candidatus Binatia bacterium genome window above contains:
- a CDS encoding chemotaxis protein CheX encodes the protein MSTATIELKDWLEALTEVIRDYAARSLRFDGTPVVPNGASAGSEPAAYVAILGERCSMHLGISTSMEGCRALVRALLGMRQKDPITDAEVVDGMSEILNIAAGKVKSRMVVRDGSLKLGLPIFVQGQVGLGESTEKATAEVPIGPVPCRLLVYRRVR
- a CDS encoding integrin alpha; translated protein: MTRGRSRGTSVALALAIAWSLLPALANNAEATPTRGVTILSGGVPGESFGCSVASAGDVNGDGYADVIVGAYQSGRVGQAVGRAYIYFGGLRPQNRPDVVLTGEAAGDAFGVCVASAGDVNKDGYADVIVGAYQNDARGANAGRAYVYFGGPKPHERPDIVLSGEAAGDAFGYAVASAGDVNRDGYADVVVGAYENSARGAGAGRAYVFFGGAHPDGVPDAVLSGEAAGDRFGISVAGAGDVNGDGFADVVVGAYQNDAGGNDAGRAYVFFGGAHPHERPDLTLTGASAGDSFGFSVAGAGDANKDGFADVAVGAYHNGAGGKDAGRVYLYYGAKAPSETAGLVLTGEAAGDAFGYAVAAAGDANGDGFADLAVGAYGNDAGGSAAGRAYVFFGGPGADAVPDFTQTGEATLDNLGFAVGGAGDVDGDGYADLVVGAPYSDGDAGRGYLTRNVGGKSRPIAAR